Proteins encoded by one window of Hafnia alvei:
- a CDS encoding PTS sugar transporter subunit IIA gives MSTTASHSLPQILLLTHGGWGSQLCASLRMVAGDIQGVAEIALMPVDTFSEFFQRVEQAVMAMPKGSLILTDFIGGTTSNVAARLSVDYPIGVICGLNASLLLQALELRETGLLTDAIEQLVEAGRDSCLDVVAHINSLQSNA, from the coding sequence TTGTCTACCACCGCTTCACATTCCCTACCACAGATTTTACTGCTCACTCACGGTGGCTGGGGCAGCCAGCTTTGCGCCAGTCTACGAATGGTTGCCGGAGATATTCAAGGCGTGGCCGAAATTGCGCTCATGCCGGTCGATACCTTTAGCGAGTTTTTTCAGCGCGTTGAACAAGCCGTAATGGCCATGCCAAAAGGATCACTAATCCTGACCGATTTTATCGGTGGAACCACGTCAAACGTGGCGGCTCGGCTGAGTGTGGATTATCCAATCGGCGTGATTTGCGGCCTGAATGCGTCGCTGCTGCTACAGGCTTTAGAGCTGCGAGAAACCGGTTTATTGACCGATGCAATCGAACAGCTGGTTGAGGCTGGGCGCGACAGTTGCCTCGACGTGGTGGCGCATATCAATAGCCTTCAGAGCAACGCATAA
- a CDS encoding PTS system mannose/fructose/N-acetylgalactosamine-transporter subunit IIB, whose product MASIVLCRIDSRLIHGQVVTKWVGQSQANRIAVVSDELDADPFMKNIYLMAAPPSIKVDCYSNSSFAAAWKENQLGEGKVLVLFPSLTAVQDAVHQGFDVQTIQVGGLGGGPSRKAVFQNITLDDKDVGILGDLKDHGIKVFFQTIPEDKPQSLEDILKKY is encoded by the coding sequence ATGGCTAGCATCGTTTTATGTCGTATCGACAGTCGTTTAATTCATGGTCAGGTTGTTACTAAGTGGGTTGGACAATCTCAAGCAAACCGCATTGCGGTGGTCAGCGACGAACTGGACGCCGATCCGTTTATGAAAAATATCTATCTGATGGCGGCACCGCCAAGCATCAAAGTGGATTGCTACAGCAACAGCAGTTTTGCCGCCGCGTGGAAAGAAAATCAGCTGGGTGAAGGAAAAGTGCTGGTGCTGTTCCCATCGCTGACGGCGGTGCAAGACGCCGTGCATCAAGGCTTTGATGTGCAGACTATTCAGGTAGGGGGATTAGGCGGTGGCCCAAGCCGCAAAGCCGTGTTCCAAAATATTACGCTAGACGACAAAGATGTGGGCATTTTGGGCGATCTGAAAGATCACGGCATTAAGGTGTTCTTCCAAACCATTCCAGAAGATAAGCCGCAGTCGCTAGAAGACATTCTAAAAAAATATTAA
- a CDS encoding PTS mannose/fructose/sorbose/N-acetylgalactosamine transporter subunit IIC, with translation MDTLFIAISMGLYYWFARLRLGYTFSGMLVQPIVIAVFVGVILGDMQTSMIIGAGMQLVYLGVTSTPGGNVPSDPALAACIAIPIAVQAHMEPNLAIALAIPFGVIGVFVDQLRRTLNAAWVHMADKYAEEANTGGIMRCAFLYPALLGLVLRFPVVFGANYFGQSVVEKFLALMPHWLTHSFEIMGGILPALGFAITIMVIGKKSLLPWFIGGFFAVLYLKVDIMAMAIFGTCVAFLVKGLAKNEGASS, from the coding sequence ATGGATACCTTGTTTATTGCTATCAGCATGGGGCTGTATTACTGGTTTGCCCGTTTACGTCTTGGGTACACCTTTTCAGGCATGCTGGTTCAGCCGATTGTTATTGCCGTGTTCGTTGGGGTGATTTTGGGCGATATGCAAACCTCAATGATTATTGGGGCGGGCATGCAGTTGGTTTATCTCGGCGTGACATCAACGCCGGGCGGTAATGTGCCTTCCGATCCGGCTCTTGCAGCCTGCATTGCGATCCCCATTGCCGTTCAGGCCCATATGGAGCCTAACTTAGCTATCGCGCTGGCGATTCCGTTTGGCGTGATCGGCGTCTTCGTCGACCAGCTTCGCCGTACGCTGAATGCGGCGTGGGTGCATATGGCGGACAAATACGCCGAAGAGGCCAATACCGGCGGCATTATGCGTTGCGCCTTTTTATATCCGGCGTTGCTGGGGTTGGTTCTGCGTTTCCCGGTGGTATTCGGTGCCAACTATTTCGGTCAGAGCGTGGTCGAGAAGTTCCTTGCCTTGATGCCGCATTGGTTAACGCACTCCTTTGAAATTATGGGCGGCATCCTTCCCGCGCTCGGTTTTGCCATCACCATTATGGTGATTGGTAAGAAAAGCCTGCTGCCTTGGTTTATCGGTGGTTTCTTCGCGGTGCTTTATCTCAAAGTCGACATCATGGCGATGGCTATTTTCGGCACCTGCGTGGCGTTTTTGGTGAAAGGTTTGGCAAAGAATGAAGGAGCATCATCATGA
- a CDS encoding PTS system mannose/fructose/sorbose family transporter subunit IID: protein MSESTPDIMQHELVERARQSSALTKGDITKAWFIYWLGAEVSSSYERLQSLIFCASMTPIIKKLYPEKEERAEALKRHLNFFNTEQTFGAVIQGVAIAMEEQKTRGEPISDASITGIKTGLMGPLAGIGDSVIWAAVMPLLIAIFIPFAAKGSAFGGILPLVLYTGITLAVSYGLVHKGYTLGRDSIITLLQGGRIKELIYGANVLGLIMMGALSASYVKITSPLKISALEGSEIVVQQILDSIAPGLLPLAAVFSIYFYLTKKGPRYTTILLSVVVISVVCSLLGVL from the coding sequence ATGAGTGAATCAACCCCAGATATCATGCAGCACGAATTAGTCGAGCGTGCCCGCCAGAGTTCGGCGCTCACCAAAGGCGATATCACCAAAGCGTGGTTTATTTATTGGCTGGGTGCTGAGGTTTCCAGCTCCTATGAACGTCTGCAAAGCCTGATCTTCTGCGCCTCGATGACGCCGATTATCAAAAAACTTTATCCCGAAAAAGAAGAGAGAGCCGAAGCGTTAAAGCGCCATTTGAACTTCTTCAACACTGAACAAACGTTTGGTGCGGTGATCCAAGGCGTTGCTATCGCCATGGAAGAACAGAAGACGCGCGGTGAACCCATTTCAGATGCATCGATCACCGGGATCAAAACGGGATTGATGGGGCCACTGGCAGGTATCGGTGACTCGGTAATTTGGGCGGCGGTAATGCCTTTGCTCATCGCTATCTTTATTCCATTTGCAGCCAAAGGCAGCGCATTCGGCGGGATCCTGCCACTGGTGCTTTACACCGGTATTACGCTGGCGGTCAGCTACGGGCTGGTACACAAAGGCTATACCCTTGGGCGCGATTCCATCATCACCTTGTTGCAAGGCGGGCGAATTAAAGAGCTGATTTATGGTGCCAATGTGCTGGGGTTAATCATGATGGGCGCGCTATCGGCAAGCTACGTCAAGATAACCTCACCGCTTAAAATCAGCGCGCTTGAAGGATCGGAAATTGTCGTACAGCAGATTTTAGATTCCATTGCGCCTGGGCTTTTGCCGCTGGCCGCGGTGTTCTCTATCTACTTCTATCTCACCAAAAAAGGCCCGCGTTATACCACGATTTTGCTTTCGGTGGTGGTGATTAGCGTGGTGTGTTCGCTGCTTGGTGTGCTGTAA
- the dgaE gene encoding D-glucosaminate-6-phosphate ammonia lyase: MNQNIYQRLGLKRVINACGKMTILGVSAVSPEVMAATAEAAGAFVEIDALVDRTGELVSTHTGAQDSYITSCASAGIAIAVAAVITRGEPDRVAMMPDSAGMANEILILRGHNIDYGAPITSAIRLGGGRIVEVGQSNLAARWQLEKAVSERTAALLFVKSHHSVQKGMLTLEDFVAVAKQFQLPLIVDAAAEEDLRQYVARGADMVIYSGAKAFNAPTSGFITGGREWIRCCKAQHHGIARAMKIGKENMVGLVKALELYGEGIANMTPEKLTPTVEAISALRGFSAEIEQDEAGREIWRVQVRVHPDILGIDARQVEAMLRTGDIAIYTRRYFLHQGVFSIDPRTLDHHDLTTIVERLAQIAGEQEKHYAKH, from the coding sequence ATGAATCAAAATATTTACCAACGCCTAGGGCTAAAACGTGTGATTAACGCCTGCGGGAAAATGACTATTCTGGGCGTTTCAGCGGTATCACCTGAAGTAATGGCCGCAACGGCTGAGGCCGCAGGGGCGTTTGTGGAAATTGATGCGTTGGTCGATCGCACCGGCGAGTTGGTGTCAACGCACACCGGTGCGCAGGATAGCTATATAACCTCTTGCGCGTCGGCGGGGATTGCCATTGCGGTGGCGGCGGTTATCACGCGCGGTGAACCAGACCGCGTAGCGATGATGCCGGACAGCGCCGGTATGGCCAACGAAATTCTCATCCTGCGCGGTCATAACATTGATTATGGCGCGCCAATCACCAGCGCCATTCGTTTGGGTGGCGGGCGCATTGTTGAAGTGGGGCAGAGTAACTTGGCTGCGCGCTGGCAGCTTGAGAAAGCGGTTAGCGAACGCACGGCGGCGCTGCTGTTTGTGAAATCTCACCACAGCGTACAAAAAGGCATGCTCACGCTTGAGGATTTTGTGGCGGTCGCTAAACAGTTCCAACTGCCACTCATTGTTGACGCCGCCGCCGAAGAAGATTTACGCCAATACGTTGCCCGTGGTGCCGATATGGTGATTTACAGCGGAGCCAAAGCGTTCAATGCACCAACGTCAGGCTTTATCACGGGCGGGCGTGAGTGGATCCGCTGCTGCAAAGCTCAGCATCACGGAATTGCGCGAGCAATGAAAATTGGCAAAGAAAACATGGTCGGTTTGGTGAAAGCGCTGGAGCTTTATGGCGAAGGTATCGCCAATATGACGCCAGAAAAACTAACCCCCACGGTCGAGGCGATCTCGGCACTGCGCGGATTTAGCGCCGAGATTGAGCAAGACGAAGCGGGACGCGAGATTTGGCGTGTTCAGGTACGCGTTCACCCTGATATTTTGGGCATAGATGCGCGGCAGGTTGAAGCGATGCTACGAACCGGTGACATCGCTATCTACACGCGTCGATACTTCCTGCATCAGGGTGTTTTCAGTATCGATCCCCGCACATTAGATCACCATGATTTAACCACGATCGTTGAAAGACTGGCACAGATCGCCGGTGAACAGGAAAAGCATTATGCAAAGCATTAA
- the dagF gene encoding 2-dehydro-3-deoxy-phosphogluconate aldolase, whose translation MQSINFYQGRVAINVLAKNIENARAVYDAAEGHAVIGVLSAQFDNVAQGIEEVKRWQLQVPSISVGLGAGDPAQFYKAAMIAAATGAAHVNQTFTGCGFAAGALAQAGQSHTHINALVSPTGNIGQVQISTGERSAKGDKAIVSCDSAVNMMLDMGAHAAKFFPMGGERSLAELKVLAESAARNGMTLIEPTGGIDLDNFGVILQTCLQAGMKRVMPHVYTSIIDPQSGETRPEDIKHLMDMIKAIV comes from the coding sequence ATGCAAAGCATTAATTTTTACCAAGGGCGCGTAGCCATCAACGTGCTGGCCAAAAATATTGAAAATGCGCGAGCGGTGTATGACGCTGCCGAAGGCCATGCGGTGATTGGCGTGTTGTCGGCACAGTTCGACAATGTGGCGCAGGGCATTGAAGAAGTTAAACGCTGGCAGCTGCAGGTGCCTTCGATTTCAGTAGGGCTGGGGGCGGGCGATCCTGCTCAGTTTTATAAAGCCGCGATGATTGCCGCCGCTACCGGTGCTGCACATGTTAACCAAACTTTCACCGGATGTGGCTTCGCCGCCGGTGCGCTGGCTCAGGCTGGGCAGTCGCATACGCATATCAATGCGCTAGTGAGCCCAACGGGAAACATCGGGCAGGTACAAATTTCAACCGGCGAGCGCAGTGCCAAGGGGGACAAAGCCATTGTTTCCTGCGATAGCGCGGTGAATATGATGTTGGATATGGGCGCGCACGCGGCGAAGTTTTTCCCTATGGGCGGGGAGCGTAGCTTAGCTGAGCTAAAAGTCTTGGCGGAAAGCGCGGCGCGTAACGGTATGACGCTGATAGAACCGACGGGCGGCATCGATTTAGACAACTTTGGGGTTATTTTACAAACCTGTTTGCAGGCTGGCATGAAACGAGTGATGCCACACGTCTATACCTCGATTATCGATCCACAAAGTGGTGAGACACGGCCAGAAGATATCAAACACCTGATGGATATGATCAAAGCCATTGTGTAG
- a CDS encoding sugar efflux transporter, with protein MRMYSTALRRLPDLTSTSFLIVAFLTGIAGALQTPTLSLFLSTEVVKSPFMVGLFYTGSAVIGIIVSQFLAARSDRSGDRKKLILLCCILGAAGCLLFAYNRNYYLLLVVGVMLTSFGSTANPQMFALAREYADKTGKEAVMFSSILRAQVSLAWVIGPPISFALALGFGFPFMYMAAMATFLVCGLIVWYTLPSMPKTVVRTTEVLDAPRRNRRDTLLLFAACTLMWTCNSMYLINMPLYIIHELHLPDKLAGVMMGTAAGLEIPTMLIAGYYAKRLGKRFLMMVALAAGLAFYAGLLFLTAPWALLALQLLNAVFIGILAGIGMLYFQDLMPGQAGSATTLFTTAGRTGWIFAGSVAGFIAEFWNYYAVFFVSLVLLIAGVACMWKIKEA; from the coding sequence ATGCGCATGTATTCGACCGCACTCCGCCGTCTGCCCGATTTAACCTCCACCTCATTCTTGATTGTGGCTTTTTTGACCGGTATTGCAGGTGCATTACAAACACCAACGCTCAGCCTGTTTCTCTCCACCGAAGTGGTTAAAAGCCCGTTCATGGTTGGGTTGTTTTATACCGGCAGCGCGGTGATTGGGATCATCGTTAGTCAGTTTCTCGCCGCTCGCTCAGACCGCTCAGGCGATCGCAAAAAGCTGATTTTATTGTGCTGCATTCTTGGCGCTGCGGGCTGTCTACTGTTTGCCTATAACCGTAACTATTATTTATTGCTCGTCGTCGGCGTCATGCTCACCAGTTTTGGTTCCACCGCCAACCCACAGATGTTTGCTCTGGCTCGTGAATACGCAGATAAAACCGGTAAAGAAGCGGTGATGTTCAGCTCAATTTTGCGTGCGCAAGTCTCTCTGGCGTGGGTGATTGGGCCACCAATTTCATTCGCGCTAGCGCTCGGTTTTGGCTTTCCGTTTATGTATATGGCGGCGATGGCGACGTTTTTAGTCTGCGGTTTGATTGTGTGGTACACACTGCCTTCGATGCCAAAAACAGTGGTACGCACCACAGAAGTGCTGGATGCGCCCCGTCGCAATCGTCGCGACACGCTGTTGCTCTTTGCTGCCTGCACGTTGATGTGGACCTGCAACAGCATGTATCTCATCAATATGCCGTTGTACATCATTCATGAACTGCATTTACCGGATAAACTGGCTGGCGTGATGATGGGCACCGCCGCAGGCCTAGAAATTCCAACCATGCTCATCGCGGGCTATTACGCTAAGCGCTTAGGTAAACGCTTTTTGATGATGGTTGCACTCGCCGCAGGCTTGGCTTTTTATGCTGGCCTATTATTCTTAACCGCACCGTGGGCACTGCTGGCGCTACAGCTCCTCAACGCCGTTTTTATCGGTATTTTGGCCGGAATCGGCATGCTGTATTTTCAGGATTTAATGCCCGGTCAGGCAGGTTCAGCCACCACCTTATTTACCACTGCGGGGCGTACCGGCTGGATATTTGCAGGTTCTGTGGCTGGTTTTATTGCAGAATTCTGGAACTACTACGCCGTGTTTTTTGTTTCGCTGGTTTTGTTGATTGCGGGCGTGGCTTGCATGTGGAAAATCAAAGAAGCGTAA
- a CDS encoding type II toxin-antitoxin system RelB/DinJ family antitoxin, which yields MTKSDVVRARVSPAVKVAAMENASALGTDLSTIIRLLVNQIAVTGEVPAELLKPNAKTLKAIRDLEAGIGVNRASDIDELKVDLGW from the coding sequence ATGACCAAAAGTGATGTGGTAAGAGCCCGAGTTTCCCCTGCGGTTAAAGTGGCCGCCATGGAGAATGCCAGCGCGTTAGGAACCGATCTTTCAACGATCATCCGGTTATTAGTTAATCAGATAGCCGTGACGGGCGAAGTACCAGCGGAATTGCTTAAGCCTAATGCAAAAACGCTGAAGGCGATCCGCGATCTGGAAGCCGGTATCGGTGTGAATCGGGCCAGCGATATTGATGAATTAAAGGTAGATCTCGGCTGGTAG
- a CDS encoding type II toxin-antitoxin system YafQ family toxin, translating into MLMIVYQHRFKKDAKRFMGNLFAQRVILQTVALLQKGEPLPERYREHKLVGNYIGYLECHGMPDLLLIYQRTETELRLYRVGSHAELFD; encoded by the coding sequence ATGTTAATGATTGTTTATCAGCATCGTTTTAAAAAAGATGCTAAACGCTTTATGGGTAACTTATTCGCTCAGAGAGTGATCCTGCAAACTGTTGCTTTGCTACAGAAAGGCGAGCCGTTGCCGGAAAGATATCGAGAGCATAAGTTGGTCGGGAATTATATTGGCTATCTTGAATGCCATGGAATGCCCGATCTTTTATTAATCTATCAGCGAACCGAAACCGAGCTAAGGCTATACCGTGTGGGAAGCCATGCGGAGTTATTTGATTAG
- the torA gene encoding trimethylamine-N-oxide reductase TorA, with protein MKKNLNSHVENVNDFEQKPLQVSRRRFLTGAGAVLSVPLLAGLWPKSALAQAISQALPQFTALRQAQTGILTAAHWGAFEAIVKDGKMVDVKAISDDPYPNELITMAPYQVHAENRIKYPMVRKGWLEGGPANSHPELRGRDEWVRVSWDKALTLVSDQIARLQKEHGPQSIYAGSYGWQSLGKLHNSRTLLNRLMNLSGGFLGYSGDYSTGAAQVIMSHVVGSMEVYEQQTAWPNVIENSQLVILWGCNPMVTLRNSWNVPDHVGQTGFEALKKKGTRIISIDPVHNDSAKFVNAQWIAPRPYTDSAMLIGIAHTLLTEKLHNPDFLKTYTVGFDKFEAYLMGQDDGIVKDANWAAEISGVDADVLRQLARDMAKNRTMIMGGWGIQRQHHGEQQHWMLVTVAAMLGQIGLPGGGFGFSYHYSSGGSPTAKGGILSGISAGTPPANTPAPIPVARIAECLMNPGKTINFNGTQVTYPDVKMVYVAGGNTFHQQQDTNILVKAFQKPETIVVNEPYWTATAKHADIVFPATTSYERNDLEMGGDYSQLYVFPMHQCVPPQNESRNDFDIFAGLAEKLGVHDAFTEGKDETQWLKSMYDDMKTQARAARVALPPFDMFWESNNYVRFPVPEENKQWVRFADYRENPLLNPLGTPSGKIEIYSDAIEKMGYEDCKGIPTWMPPHEWYKGPEAAKYPLSLNTAHPINRLHSQLDNTPLRKKYAVADREAILIHPADAKARSISNGDLVRAFNDRGQILVGAVVTEDVRQGVIRISEGAWFDPADPATPGSLCKNGNVNCLTFDIGSSSLAQGNCGQMAQVEIEKYQGPALTNTAHAVPTGA; from the coding sequence ATGAAAAAAAATCTGAACTCCCACGTTGAAAACGTTAACGATTTCGAACAAAAACCGCTTCAAGTCAGCCGCCGTCGCTTTCTGACCGGCGCAGGTGCCGTATTGAGCGTGCCATTGCTGGCAGGTTTATGGCCTAAGTCAGCCTTAGCACAGGCCATCAGCCAAGCGTTGCCACAGTTTACGGCACTGCGTCAGGCACAGACGGGCATACTCACCGCCGCACACTGGGGCGCTTTCGAAGCCATCGTGAAAGACGGCAAAATGGTGGATGTTAAGGCCATTAGTGACGATCCGTACCCGAATGAGCTCATTACCATGGCGCCTTATCAGGTACACGCGGAAAACCGTATTAAGTACCCGATGGTACGTAAAGGCTGGTTAGAAGGTGGCCCTGCCAATAGCCATCCAGAGCTGCGCGGCCGTGACGAGTGGGTACGCGTAAGTTGGGATAAAGCCCTAACGCTGGTGAGCGATCAAATCGCACGCCTGCAAAAAGAGCATGGCCCACAATCTATTTATGCGGGTTCATATGGTTGGCAGAGCTTAGGCAAACTGCATAACAGCCGCACCCTGCTCAACCGACTCATGAACCTGAGCGGTGGTTTTCTGGGGTATTCCGGCGACTATTCAACCGGCGCTGCACAGGTAATCATGTCTCACGTGGTTGGTTCCATGGAGGTTTACGAACAACAAACCGCATGGCCAAACGTCATTGAAAATAGTCAGTTAGTGATCCTATGGGGATGTAACCCAATGGTCACGCTAAGAAACAGCTGGAACGTACCCGATCACGTCGGCCAAACTGGCTTTGAGGCGCTGAAGAAAAAAGGCACGCGGATCATCAGCATCGATCCAGTACATAACGACAGCGCAAAATTCGTAAATGCTCAGTGGATTGCACCGCGCCCGTATACCGACAGCGCCATGCTGATTGGTATTGCGCACACGTTGCTGACTGAAAAACTGCATAACCCTGATTTCCTGAAAACCTATACCGTGGGCTTTGATAAGTTCGAAGCTTATCTTATGGGTCAGGACGATGGCATCGTCAAAGACGCAAACTGGGCCGCTGAGATTAGCGGCGTTGATGCCGACGTACTTCGTCAGCTAGCGCGTGATATGGCGAAGAATCGCACCATGATTATGGGCGGTTGGGGCATTCAACGTCAGCATCACGGCGAACAGCAACACTGGATGCTGGTAACCGTTGCCGCGATGTTAGGCCAAATTGGTCTGCCGGGCGGTGGATTTGGCTTTAGCTACCACTACTCATCCGGCGGTAGCCCAACCGCTAAAGGTGGTATTCTGTCCGGTATTTCTGCAGGAACTCCACCAGCAAATACGCCCGCACCGATCCCCGTTGCTCGTATAGCCGAATGCTTAATGAATCCAGGTAAAACCATTAATTTTAATGGAACCCAAGTCACTTATCCTGACGTGAAAATGGTTTATGTGGCTGGCGGTAATACTTTCCACCAGCAACAGGATACCAATATCCTCGTCAAAGCGTTCCAAAAGCCAGAAACCATTGTGGTCAACGAACCATACTGGACGGCAACAGCCAAACATGCGGATATCGTATTCCCTGCAACGACCAGCTATGAGCGTAACGATCTGGAAATGGGCGGCGACTACTCGCAGCTGTATGTCTTTCCAATGCATCAATGCGTGCCGCCGCAAAATGAGTCACGTAATGACTTTGATATTTTTGCGGGTCTTGCTGAAAAACTAGGCGTACATGATGCCTTTACCGAAGGTAAAGATGAAACCCAGTGGCTGAAAAGCATGTATGACGATATGAAAACCCAGGCTCGCGCAGCGCGTGTGGCATTACCGCCATTCGATATGTTCTGGGAGTCAAACAACTATGTTCGCTTCCCTGTGCCAGAAGAAAATAAACAATGGGTACGCTTCGCTGACTATCGCGAAAATCCACTGTTAAATCCATTGGGTACACCGTCCGGTAAAATTGAAATCTACTCTGACGCCATTGAGAAAATGGGCTATGAAGATTGCAAAGGTATTCCAACGTGGATGCCGCCGCATGAGTGGTATAAAGGGCCAGAAGCCGCAAAATATCCTCTGTCTCTGAATACCGCGCATCCGATCAACCGTCTGCACTCTCAGCTAGACAATACGCCGCTGCGTAAAAAATATGCCGTCGCCGATCGTGAGGCCATTCTAATTCATCCTGCTGACGCAAAAGCTCGCAGCATCAGCAACGGTGACCTAGTACGTGCCTTTAACGATCGCGGCCAGATCTTGGTGGGCGCAGTCGTCACTGAAGATGTACGTCAGGGCGTGATTCGTATCAGTGAAGGGGCATGGTTTGATCCGGCCGATCCTGCAACACCAGGATCGCTGTGTAAAAACGGCAACGTGAACTGCCTGACGTTTGATATTGGCTCATCCAGCTTGGCGCAGGGTAACTGTGGCCAAATGGCGCAGGTTGAGATCGAAAAATATCAGGGCCCTGCACTCACGAACACCGCCCATGCGGTTCCAACTGGCGCATAG
- a CDS encoding NapC/NirT family cytochrome c: MSNRYQTPGKRRSRAWLWLLLLGILIGAALLAGTATVMHKTSDTEFCISCHSMEQPLAEYQGSIHFQNTKGIRAECADCHVPHQPIDYLLTKVAALKDVYGEVTGKIDTPEKYEAHKLAMAQSVWDTLKKNDSATCRSCHSYDAMDVIAQKPEARQQHPVAIKNGETCIDCHKGVAHILPDMSGLAAAGASELASAAAKTPDSATTLYTIATEPFYLSADETQHNAGNLMPSTEVKVVKRQGDRVLADVAGWQQDGVTEVFYAAQGKRILSVLVGEDARKQLKTLSTVKDAETGLVWHQVSLQVWLPKKQLVDDQQKIWHYASDMMSANCTGCHGLTALDRFNANQWIGVVKGMAPRTSLTQEQLRVLTQYVQKHASDMPANQSNKI; the protein is encoded by the coding sequence ATGAGCAATCGATATCAGACTCCCGGCAAGCGCCGGAGCAGAGCCTGGCTATGGCTTTTATTGTTGGGGATCCTCATTGGCGCAGCCCTGCTGGCAGGAACCGCCACCGTTATGCATAAAACCAGTGACACGGAATTCTGTATTTCATGTCACTCCATGGAACAACCTCTCGCCGAATATCAGGGCAGTATTCACTTCCAGAACACCAAAGGTATCCGCGCTGAATGCGCCGACTGCCACGTTCCACACCAGCCTATCGATTATCTGCTAACCAAAGTTGCCGCATTGAAAGACGTGTATGGCGAAGTGACAGGTAAAATTGATACGCCTGAAAAATATGAGGCGCATAAACTCGCCATGGCGCAAAGCGTGTGGGATACGTTAAAGAAAAACGACTCCGCAACCTGCCGCTCGTGCCACAGCTACGACGCGATGGACGTTATCGCGCAGAAACCAGAAGCCCGTCAGCAGCATCCGGTAGCTATCAAAAATGGTGAAACCTGTATCGATTGCCACAAAGGTGTTGCGCATATCCTGCCAGACATGAGTGGATTAGCCGCCGCCGGTGCCAGCGAATTGGCCAGCGCCGCAGCGAAAACGCCAGACAGTGCCACAACGCTGTACACCATCGCGACCGAACCGTTCTATCTCAGCGCCGATGAAACCCAGCACAACGCGGGTAACCTGATGCCATCCACTGAAGTAAAAGTGGTGAAACGTCAAGGCGATCGCGTATTGGCTGACGTTGCCGGTTGGCAGCAAGACGGCGTGACGGAAGTGTTCTATGCCGCACAAGGCAAGCGCATCCTCAGCGTATTAGTGGGCGAAGATGCTCGCAAACAGCTGAAAACCCTCAGCACGGTTAAAGACGCCGAAACTGGGCTGGTTTGGCATCAGGTTTCATTGCAGGTTTGGTTGCCGAAAAAACAGCTGGTTGATGACCAACAAAAAATTTGGCATTACGCCTCTGACATGATGTCTGCCAACTGTACCGGTTGCCATGGTTTGACGGCGCTTGACCGCTTCAACGCCAACCAGTGGATCGGTGTGGTTAAAGGTATGGCTCCACGTACTTCTCTGACGCAGGAACAGCTGCGCGTTCTGACCCAATACGTTCAGAAACACGCCAGTGATATGCCTGCCAATCAGTCGAACAAGATTTAA